From the Procambarus clarkii isolate CNS0578487 chromosome 70, FALCON_Pclarkii_2.0, whole genome shotgun sequence genome, one window contains:
- the LOC138356011 gene encoding uncharacterized protein, with amino-acid sequence MFKPRNSRTCEHNWRLETQVTVDNSPLQKVTEDNSPLQKVTEDNSPLQKVTEDNSPLQKVTEDNSPLQNVTEDNSPLQKVTEDNSPLQKVTEDNSPLQKVTEDNSPLQKVTANSFPLQTRSLQRPDCCNGQDLIDQGVVPRRQQEITGVVPRRLQEITGVVPRRQQEITGVVPRRQQEITGVVPRQQQEITGVVPRRQQEITGVVPRRQQEITGVVPRQQQEITGVVPRQQQEITGVVSQATAGDNGSSSPGNSRR; translated from the exons GTCACTGTAGACAACTCACCGCTACAAAAGGTCACTGAAGACAACTCACCGCTACAAAAGGTCACTGAAGACAACTCACCGCTACAAAAGGTCACTGAAGACAACTCACCGCTACAAAAGGTCACTGAAGACAACTCACCGCTACAAAACGTCACTGAAGACAACTCACCGCTACAAAAGGTCACTGAAGACAACTCACCGCTACAAAAGGTCACTGAAGACAACTCACCGCTACAAAAGGTCACTGAAGACAACTCACCGCTACAAAAGGTCACTGCAAACAGTTTTCCGCTGCAAACAAGGTCATTGCAGAGACCTGACTGCTGCAATGGAC AGGACTTAATAGACCAAGGGGTAGTTCCCAGGCGGCAGCAGGAGATAACGGGAGTAGTTCCCAGGCGACTGCAGGAGATAACGGGAGTAGTTCCCAGGCGACAGCAGGAGATAACGGGAGTAGTTCCCAGGCGGCAGCAGGAGATAACGGGAGTAGTTCCCAGGCAACAGCAGGAGATAACGGGAGTAGTTCCCAGGCGACAGCAGGAGATAACGGGAGTAGTTCCCAGGCGACAGCAGGAGATAACGGGAGTAGTTCCCAGGCAGCAGCAGGAGATAACGGGAGTAGTTCCCAGGCAACAGCAGGAGATAACGGGAGTAGTTTCCCAGGCAACAGCAGGAGATAACGGGAGTAGTTCCCCAGGCAACAGCAGGAGATAA